In Bythopirellula goksoeyrii, a single window of DNA contains:
- a CDS encoding DUF3309 family protein translates to MTALQNYQPGDDMIGTILLIILVLLLLGAMPAWPHSRNWGYGPSGGLGLVLVILLVLVLMGRI, encoded by the coding sequence ATGACCGCACTTCAAAACTATCAACCTGGAGACGACATGATCGGCACTATTCTCTTGATAATTCTGGTACTGCTCTTACTCGGTGCCATGCCGGCGTGGCCTCACAGCCGCAATTGGGGATACGGGCCATCTGGAGGCCTCGGATTAGTATTGGTCATACTTCTCGTGCTTGTATTGATGGGAAGGATATAA